One window of uncultured Erythrobacter sp. genomic DNA carries:
- a CDS encoding PilZ domain-containing protein has protein sequence MSSLAIRQQAVQSERRRSSRLVAEIPVGLRTVSGLRECRMANISDEGAKLELADPPAEGVSGWLVLDGTEIYCKIIWSNESACGIEFERSLGDYTLKQIVGTQDLPTGPAANRGNIQAGRKRSGLVSRG, from the coding sequence ATGAGCAGCCTCGCCATTCGCCAACAGGCAGTCCAGTCAGAGCGGCGCAGGTCGTCGCGCTTGGTCGCAGAAATCCCAGTCGGTCTGCGCACAGTTTCAGGCCTGCGCGAATGCAGGATGGCCAATATCTCGGACGAGGGCGCAAAACTCGAACTGGCTGACCCGCCAGCCGAGGGTGTCAGCGGCTGGCTGGTGCTCGACGGGACCGAGATCTATTGCAAGATCATCTGGTCGAACGAAAGCGCTTGCGGGATCGAATTCGAGCGCAGCCTGGGCGACTACACACTCAAACAGATCGTCGGCACCCAAGACCTTCCAACAGGCCCCGCCGCAAATCGCGGCAATATTCAGGCGGGCCGCAAACGCTCCGGACTGGTTTCGCGGGGTTAG
- a CDS encoding malate synthase G, translating into MTNMVERAGLSVDERLAGFLEAQVLAPLGRDSGVFWQGFAALLADFAPRNAALLAKREDLQAQIDAWHAARRGQPHDAGEYRAFLEEIGYLVPEPGDFQIGTQNVDAEIATMAGPQLVVPILNARFLLNAANARWGSLYDAFYGTDALDAPPAKPGGYDEARGAAVIARGRQFLDEVLPLVDQSWADLKDENDGQLQDESQWVGFTEKGLLFQNNGLHIEVVFDRSTPVGAGDKAGIADINVEAALTTIADCEDSVAAVDAEDKLTAYTNWLGVIRGDLEESFDKGGRTLTRKLAGDKSYRDGSGAEHSLPGRSLMFVRNVGHLMTNPAIRLPDGSEIPEGIMDAVFTSAISTFDVEGQAKFGNSKHGSIYIVKPKMHGPEECAFTDDLFNAVEDLLGLKRHTIKVGVMDEERRTSANLSACIHAVRNRIVFINTGFLDRTGDEIHTSMQAGPMMRKGAMKGSDWLKAYEARNVAIGLKHGLSGKAQIGKGMWAAPDLMGQMMAEKIGHLRAGANTAWVPSPTAATLHALHYHAENVFELQQGLPEPAGLDALLTIPLAEGANWSEDELRDELDNNAQGLLGYVVRWVDAGVGCSKVPDINDVGLMEDRATLRISSQHIANWLLHGIVTENQVMASLTRMAAKVDAQNAGDPAYIPLIGNEEGAAFSAAKELIFKGVEQPSGYTEPLLHAWRLRKKAG; encoded by the coding sequence ATGACGAATATGGTTGAGCGCGCTGGCCTGTCGGTTGACGAGCGGCTGGCGGGTTTTCTCGAAGCGCAGGTGCTTGCGCCCTTGGGTCGCGACTCTGGCGTGTTTTGGCAGGGCTTTGCGGCGCTGCTGGCTGACTTCGCGCCGCGCAATGCTGCTTTGCTGGCGAAACGCGAGGATCTGCAGGCGCAGATTGACGCATGGCACGCCGCGCGGCGCGGCCAGCCGCATGATGCGGGCGAGTATCGCGCCTTCCTCGAAGAGATCGGCTATCTCGTCCCTGAGCCGGGCGACTTCCAGATCGGCACGCAAAACGTCGATGCCGAGATTGCGACCATGGCAGGTCCGCAGCTGGTCGTGCCGATCCTCAATGCGCGCTTCCTTCTCAACGCCGCAAATGCGCGCTGGGGGAGCCTTTACGACGCGTTTTACGGCACCGACGCGCTCGATGCGCCGCCTGCCAAACCCGGCGGCTATGACGAGGCACGCGGCGCGGCAGTGATCGCGCGCGGGCGGCAATTCCTCGACGAAGTGCTGCCGCTGGTGGACCAGAGCTGGGCCGACCTCAAAGACGAGAATGACGGCCAGTTGCAGGACGAAAGCCAGTGGGTTGGCTTCACCGAAAAGGGCCTGCTGTTTCAGAATAACGGCCTGCATATCGAAGTTGTGTTCGACCGCAGCACACCCGTCGGCGCGGGCGACAAGGCGGGCATTGCAGACATCAATGTCGAGGCCGCGCTCACCACGATTGCCGATTGCGAAGATTCGGTCGCGGCGGTCGATGCGGAGGACAAACTCACCGCCTACACCAACTGGCTCGGCGTGATCCGCGGCGATCTGGAGGAGAGCTTTGACAAGGGCGGACGCACGCTGACCCGCAAACTTGCTGGCGACAAGAGCTATAGGGATGGTAGCGGAGCGGAGCATTCGCTGCCCGGCCGCAGCCTGATGTTCGTGCGCAATGTCGGCCATTTGATGACCAATCCGGCGATCCGTCTGCCCGATGGCTCGGAAATCCCCGAGGGTATCATGGACGCGGTGTTCACCAGCGCGATCAGCACCTTCGATGTTGAGGGCCAGGCGAAGTTCGGGAATTCCAAACATGGCTCAATCTACATCGTGAAGCCCAAGATGCACGGGCCGGAGGAATGCGCCTTCACCGACGATCTGTTCAACGCGGTCGAGGATTTGCTCGGCCTGAAGCGCCACACGATCAAGGTGGGCGTAATGGACGAGGAACGCCGCACCAGCGCCAACCTTTCCGCCTGTATCCACGCGGTTCGCAACCGGATTGTCTTCATCAACACCGGCTTCCTCGACCGGACGGGCGATGAAATTCACACCTCGATGCAAGCCGGGCCGATGATGCGCAAAGGCGCGATGAAGGGTTCGGACTGGCTGAAGGCTTACGAGGCGCGCAATGTCGCGATTGGCCTCAAACACGGCCTGTCGGGCAAGGCGCAGATCGGCAAGGGCATGTGGGCTGCGCCGGATCTGATGGGGCAGATGATGGCCGAAAAGATCGGCCATCTGCGCGCCGGAGCCAACACCGCTTGGGTGCCTTCACCCACCGCCGCGACGCTCCACGCACTGCACTACCACGCCGAGAATGTGTTCGAGTTGCAGCAAGGCCTGCCCGAACCTGCTGGCCTCGATGCGCTGCTCACCATCCCGCTTGCCGAAGGGGCAAACTGGTCTGAAGACGAGCTGCGCGACGAGTTGGATAACAACGCACAAGGCCTGCTCGGCTATGTCGTGCGCTGGGTCGATGCAGGCGTCGGCTGCTCCAAGGTGCCCGATATCAACGATGTCGGCCTGATGGAGGACCGCGCCACCCTGCGCATCTCCTCCCAGCACATCGCCAACTGGCTGCTCCACGGCATCGTGACCGAGAATCAGGTGATGGCATCGCTCACCCGCATGGCCGCCAAGGTTGACGCGCAGAATGCAGGCGACCCGGCTTACATACCGCTGATCGGCAACGAAGAGGGTGCAGCCTTCAGCGCGGCCAAGGAGCTGATCTTCAAAGGCGTAGAGCAACCATCCGGTTACACCGAGCCACTGCTCCACGCATGGCGATTGCGCAAGAAGGCGGGCTAA
- a CDS encoding hydrolase — MKPDYLSQIDATAMLDQVQSWCAINTGTANIAGLAEQADVLAKAFSQLPGEVELVDPAPVTAIASDGSEFEKAHGKHLVLRVRPTANRRILLTGHMDTVFPVDHSFQQQTWLEDGVLNGPGVADMKGGIAVMLHALMAFEESASAGSLGYDVLINSDEETGSLASSALIAEGARGKLAALTYEPAALPDGTLAHARGGTGNYSITLSGKSAHAGRNPHEGRNALVAAADLILRLKAMERENITINPAKLEGGGPNNVVPDHALLRFNIRPKSTEAMESFDSDLNTLLRTIESEHEVSAHRHGGVTRPPKPVDEQAQRLFDLVRECGAELGQDIKWQSTGGVCDGNNIAACGVPVVDTMGVRGGSIHSPQEFLITDSLAERAALSARVIERLASGALN, encoded by the coding sequence ATGAAACCAGATTATCTCTCTCAAATTGACGCTACTGCCATGCTGGATCAGGTCCAGTCGTGGTGCGCGATCAACACAGGCACCGCCAATATCGCAGGGCTGGCCGAGCAGGCTGACGTTCTTGCCAAGGCTTTCTCGCAGCTGCCCGGTGAGGTCGAACTGGTTGACCCCGCGCCCGTGACAGCGATTGCAAGTGACGGCAGCGAGTTTGAAAAGGCCCATGGCAAGCATCTCGTCCTACGCGTGCGCCCGACCGCCAACCGCCGTATCCTCCTGACCGGCCATATGGACACCGTGTTCCCCGTCGATCACTCGTTCCAGCAGCAGACATGGCTGGAGGACGGCGTTCTGAACGGGCCCGGTGTTGCCGATATGAAGGGCGGGATCGCGGTGATGCTCCACGCGCTGATGGCGTTTGAAGAGAGCGCGAGTGCAGGGTCATTGGGCTATGACGTCCTGATCAATTCCGATGAAGAAACCGGATCGCTCGCCAGCTCGGCGCTGATTGCGGAAGGGGCGCGGGGCAAGCTGGCCGCACTCACCTATGAACCCGCCGCTTTGCCCGATGGCACGCTGGCCCATGCGCGCGGAGGGACGGGGAACTACTCGATCACACTCAGCGGCAAGTCCGCGCATGCCGGGCGCAATCCGCATGAGGGTCGCAACGCGCTCGTCGCTGCCGCCGATCTGATCCTGCGGCTGAAGGCGATGGAGCGCGAGAACATCACCATCAACCCGGCAAAGCTCGAAGGCGGCGGCCCCAACAATGTCGTGCCCGACCACGCTTTGCTGCGCTTCAATATCCGCCCCAAGTCTACGGAGGCGATGGAGAGCTTCGACAGCGATCTCAACACGTTGCTGCGCACAATAGAGAGCGAGCACGAAGTCTCTGCTCACCGTCACGGCGGTGTCACCCGCCCGCCCAAGCCGGTCGATGAACAGGCCCAGCGCCTGTTCGATCTGGTGCGCGAATGCGGCGCGGAATTGGGTCAGGACATTAAGTGGCAATCCACCGGCGGCGTCTGCGATGGCAACAATATCGCCGCTTGCGGAGTGCCCGTGGTCGATACGATGGGCGTACGCGGCGGGTCGATCCATTCGCCGCAAGAATTTCTCATTACAGACAGCCTCGCCGAACGCGCCGCCCTTTCCGCGCGCGTGATCGAGCGGCTAGCATCAGGAGCACTCAATTGA
- a CDS encoding arginine N-succinyltransferase: protein MTFRLRAARTKDLEHLYEMAKLTGGGFTNLPPDRAALTSKLERAAEAFANDEDELVDEQFVLVLEDLTSGKVAGTCQLMTKVGQQWPFYSYRLNTLTQYSQELDRTVRAELLSLVTDLEGSSEVGGLFLHPNNRAGGLGLLLARSRYLFVAMHRKRFADRILAELRGIIDERGGSPFWDGVAGRFFGMSFQDADYFNAINGNQFIADLMPKHPVYISMLDDDARSVIGVPHPTGRAAMKMLENEGFRFDGYVDIFDGGPSMVARTDDVESVKNSSSCKLVDADLQEGERAILATGRLQTFRACYGARKLDGDGGIAIDSAAADALDVSEGDTVWSVAR from the coding sequence TTGACCTTTCGCCTGCGCGCCGCGCGCACCAAAGATCTGGAACACCTCTACGAGATGGCCAAGCTCACCGGCGGTGGGTTCACCAACCTGCCGCCTGATCGTGCAGCGCTGACTTCGAAACTCGAGCGCGCTGCCGAGGCCTTCGCCAATGACGAAGACGAGCTGGTCGACGAGCAATTCGTGCTGGTTCTCGAAGATCTCACCAGCGGAAAGGTCGCTGGCACCTGCCAGTTGATGACCAAGGTGGGCCAGCAATGGCCGTTCTATTCCTACCGTCTCAACACCCTCACCCAATATTCGCAGGAGCTTGACCGAACGGTGCGCGCGGAGCTGCTCAGCCTTGTCACTGACCTTGAGGGATCGAGCGAAGTCGGCGGACTGTTCCTCCACCCGAACAACCGCGCTGGCGGGCTTGGTCTGCTGCTCGCGCGCAGCCGCTATCTGTTCGTCGCTATGCACCGCAAACGCTTTGCCGACCGCATTCTGGCAGAACTGCGCGGAATTATCGACGAACGCGGCGGTTCGCCGTTCTGGGACGGGGTTGCGGGACGCTTTTTCGGCATGTCTTTCCAGGACGCTGACTATTTCAACGCGATCAACGGCAACCAGTTCATCGCCGATCTGATGCCCAAACATCCGGTCTATATCTCGATGCTGGACGATGATGCGCGCAGCGTTATCGGCGTGCCGCACCCCACGGGGCGCGCGGCGATGAAGATGCTCGAAAACGAAGGTTTCCGCTTCGACGGCTATGTCGACATTTTCGACGGCGGCCCCAGCATGGTCGCGCGCACCGACGATGTGGAAAGCGTGAAGAACAGCTCGTCATGCAAGCTGGTCGATGCAGATTTGCAGGAAGGCGAGCGCGCCATCCTCGCCACCGGACGCCTCCAGACCTTCCGCGCCTGCTACGGTGCGCGCAAGCTTGACGGCGATGGCGGCATCGCGATCGATTCCGCCGCAGCCGACGCGCTGGACGTCAGTGAAGGCGACACGGTGTGGAGCGTGGCCCGCTAG
- a CDS encoding N-succinylarginine dihydrolase, with protein sequence MALKEINFDGIVGPSHNYAGLSLGNIASASHKGDPSYPRAAALQGVAKMRGNLARLGVQGFLLPLPRPNALLENVLSFDGSEAAALRAAPWSASSMWTANAATVSPAPDTSDGKCHLTPANLVTMLHRAQEWPDTKRQLDVAFGNSDHFTVHGPVPPTFGDEGAANHGRFCEGHGAPGVELFVYGKTGGKFPARQHEQASRLVARAHGLDPEKCVFIEQNPAAIEAGAFHNDVVSVVNERVLFTHEEAFANRDGAYEAIRAKFPALEVVEVPSSAVSMAEAIRTYLFNAQLLTLPGGSMALIVPEECRESASVWKYCEEMMASNGPIREVIPVDVRQSMANGGGPACLRLRVACDPAHVDPRFLLDEAKADLLERVIGETWPEQIDPSDLGNEALASDIVAARTALLTALGLEELN encoded by the coding sequence ATGGCGCTTAAAGAAATCAACTTCGACGGCATTGTCGGCCCCTCGCACAATTACGCAGGCCTCAGCCTCGGCAATATTGCGAGCGCGAGCCACAAGGGCGATCCCTCTTACCCGCGCGCAGCGGCCTTACAGGGTGTTGCCAAGATGCGCGGCAATCTGGCGCGGCTGGGTGTGCAAGGCTTCCTCCTGCCGCTCCCCCGCCCCAATGCGCTGCTTGAGAATGTGTTGAGCTTCGACGGAAGCGAGGCTGCGGCCTTGCGCGCCGCGCCTTGGTCGGCCTCCTCGATGTGGACTGCCAATGCCGCGACCGTCAGCCCCGCGCCGGACACCTCTGATGGCAAGTGCCACCTGACGCCTGCCAACCTCGTCACCATGCTCCACCGCGCGCAGGAATGGCCGGATACAAAGCGCCAGCTCGACGTTGCATTCGGCAATAGCGACCACTTCACCGTCCACGGCCCCGTCCCACCGACTTTCGGAGACGAAGGCGCAGCCAATCACGGGCGCTTTTGCGAGGGCCACGGCGCGCCCGGCGTCGAGCTGTTCGTCTATGGCAAAACCGGCGGTAAATTCCCCGCACGCCAGCACGAACAAGCCAGCCGCCTCGTCGCCCGCGCGCACGGTCTCGATCCGGAAAAATGCGTCTTTATCGAACAAAACCCCGCCGCGATCGAAGCAGGCGCGTTCCACAATGATGTCGTCTCGGTGGTGAATGAGCGCGTGCTCTTCACCCACGAGGAAGCCTTTGCCAACCGCGACGGAGCTTACGAAGCGATCCGCGCGAAATTTCCGGCATTGGAAGTGGTCGAAGTGCCCTCCTCCGCCGTCTCCATGGCAGAGGCGATCCGCACCTACCTCTTCAACGCGCAGCTGCTCACCTTGCCAGGTGGCTCCATGGCGCTGATCGTGCCGGAGGAATGCCGCGAGAGCGCTTCGGTGTGGAAGTATTGCGAAGAGATGATGGCCTCCAACGGCCCCATCCGCGAAGTGATCCCCGTCGATGTGCGCCAGTCCATGGCCAATGGCGGCGGCCCTGCCTGCCTGCGCCTGCGCGTTGCGTGCGATCCGGCCCATGTCGATCCGCGCTTCCTTCTGGACGAAGCGAAGGCGGACCTGCTCGAACGGGTGATCGGCGAGACTTGGCCCGAACAGATCGACCCCTCCGACCTTGGCAATGAAGCCCTCGCCAGCGACATTGTCGCCGCGCGCACGGCACTGCTCACCGCGCTCGGCCTCGAAGAACTGAATTAA
- a CDS encoding CPBP family intramembrane glutamic endopeptidase, with product MNENSSTSSIRPDTEGRASAFIDLAIILAVLVGVKQAVLPYSLVFGGPASTFSAMAVGTFLLWRRGFGWSDLGLRWPKSWWVAIGISVAIFLAFLATAGASSALADLWFEDVGTSGRFDFVNGNLAAYLLIMALVWTHGSFFEELLFRAFIITKLGDGLGGTRAASLIAVVLAAIFFGYRHYYYQGMHGALVTGCIGLLFGLIYLRLRSTSILPLILVHGAANSIAQTSRFLSAPAG from the coding sequence ATGAACGAGAACTCCTCAACCTCCAGCATTCGGCCCGATACTGAAGGCCGCGCGTCAGCCTTTATCGACCTTGCCATCATCCTTGCGGTGCTGGTCGGGGTGAAGCAGGCGGTTCTACCCTATTCGCTGGTCTTTGGCGGTCCCGCATCAACCTTCAGCGCGATGGCAGTGGGCACCTTCCTACTTTGGCGCAGAGGCTTTGGGTGGAGCGATCTGGGCCTGCGCTGGCCGAAGAGCTGGTGGGTCGCAATCGGGATTTCTGTGGCGATTTTCCTCGCATTTCTGGCCACTGCCGGGGCGAGCAGTGCGCTTGCTGACCTGTGGTTCGAGGATGTCGGCACAAGCGGGCGCTTTGATTTCGTCAACGGAAACCTCGCCGCCTATCTGCTGATCATGGCGCTGGTGTGGACGCATGGTTCGTTTTTCGAAGAACTGTTGTTCCGCGCCTTCATCATCACCAAACTGGGAGACGGGTTGGGCGGCACTCGCGCGGCAAGCCTGATCGCAGTTGTCCTCGCCGCGATCTTCTTCGGATATCGGCATTATTACTATCAGGGCATGCACGGCGCGCTGGTGACGGGGTGTATCGGATTGCTGTTCGGGCTGATCTATCTGCGGCTGCGCAGCACATCGATCCTGCCGCTGATCCTGGTCCACGGAGCGGCCAATTCCATCGCGCAGACAAGCCGTTTCCTCAGCGCGCCTGCCGGATAG
- the mscL gene encoding large conductance mechanosensitive channel protein MscL: MLTEFKEFIAKGNVMELAVAVIIAGGFAVIVASMTSDLIMPVVGAIFGNVDFSSKYYVLSGAELIEPGMTLEAAREAGANVLAWGAFLTAVINFVILAFIIFLLVRYANKAKAKFETPEEAAEEAPAGPTEIELLTEIRDALKK, from the coding sequence ATGCTGACCGAATTCAAGGAATTCATTGCCAAGGGCAATGTCATGGAACTGGCCGTCGCGGTGATTATCGCGGGCGGATTTGCCGTTATCGTCGCGTCGATGACGTCCGATCTGATCATGCCGGTTGTCGGCGCGATCTTTGGCAATGTGGATTTCTCGTCCAAATATTACGTGCTGTCAGGCGCTGAATTGATCGAGCCGGGCATGACACTCGAAGCGGCGCGTGAGGCGGGTGCTAATGTGCTCGCATGGGGCGCGTTCCTGACTGCGGTGATCAACTTCGTGATCCTCGCCTTCATCATCTTCCTGCTGGTGCGTTACGCCAACAAGGCGAAGGCGAAATTCGAAACGCCCGAGGAAGCGGCGGAGGAAGCTCCCGCAGGCCCGACCGAGATCGAGCTGCTGACCGAAATCCGCGACGCGCTGAAAAAGTGA
- a CDS encoding LemA family protein produces the protein MNLRNFGRGIIIAAVSLTLAACGINSVPTKQEAANAQWGNVESAMQRRHDLIPNLVSVAEAAAISERDILTGVLEARSRAMGVNITTEGLMDADEFQQVQQAENQLTQALGQFRSVVEAYPELQSNQNFRDLIVALDESENLINTERVRYNEAAQDYNTTIRTFPDTIGANIIHGAEPMEYFEAEAGAEQAPDVEFDNITGGSEG, from the coding sequence ATGAATTTGCGCAATTTCGGACGCGGCATCATCATCGCCGCCGTTTCACTCACGCTGGCCGCTTGCGGGATCAACTCGGTTCCGACCAAGCAAGAGGCCGCAAATGCGCAGTGGGGTAACGTCGAATCGGCCATGCAGCGCCGCCACGATCTGATCCCCAACCTCGTCAGCGTGGCGGAAGCCGCCGCGATTTCTGAGCGCGACATTCTAACCGGCGTGCTCGAGGCCCGCTCGCGCGCAATGGGCGTGAACATCACGACCGAAGGGCTGATGGATGCGGACGAGTTCCAGCAGGTGCAGCAGGCCGAAAACCAGCTCACCCAGGCGCTCGGCCAGTTCCGTTCGGTGGTAGAGGCCTATCCCGAGCTCCAGAGCAACCAGAACTTCCGCGATCTGATCGTGGCGCTCGACGAGTCGGAAAACCTCATCAACACCGAACGCGTGCGCTACAACGAGGCTGCGCAGGACTATAACACCACGATCCGCACCTTCCCCGATACGATCGGCGCGAACATCATTCACGGCGCAGAGCCGATGGAATATTTCGAAGCCGAAGCGGGCGCTGAACAAGCACCGGACGTGGAGTTCGACAACATCACGGGTGGCTCCGAAGGGTAA
- a CDS encoding TPM domain-containing protein — protein MTLSRSNPATGWLKLLLIMFALLGAAVSASAQDMPPRPDGPVYDGADILSAATEAELDQRLRLYNQQTGHAIIVATVPSLGGEPIEPYATELFSTWGIGGERRDTGLLLLVARDDRKMRIEVGYGLHPYFGGVMAGRVIRDTITPRFKQGDFDAGVTEGVDAILSHLAKSPEDAIAIEEAAQAAEANRSRNDGGFPIGTLIWLGFMFFFFVLPIIRGSRRSRRYRTKGKGPWGERASDAADVASNIILWEVGSAIARGAMRGGGSSWGGGGGGGFSGGGGFGGFGGGMSGGGGASGGW, from the coding sequence TTGACCCTCTCGCGATCAAACCCGGCAACCGGCTGGCTCAAACTTCTGCTCATCATGTTCGCGCTGCTCGGCGCGGCGGTTTCTGCCAGCGCGCAGGACATGCCGCCGCGTCCGGATGGCCCGGTCTATGACGGGGCGGATATTCTATCCGCTGCGACAGAGGCAGAGCTGGACCAGCGTCTGCGCCTTTACAACCAGCAGACCGGCCACGCGATTATCGTCGCCACTGTGCCTTCGCTGGGCGGCGAGCCGATCGAGCCATACGCGACAGAGCTGTTCTCGACCTGGGGCATTGGCGGCGAGCGGCGCGATACGGGGCTTCTCCTGCTGGTCGCGCGCGATGATCGCAAGATGCGGATCGAAGTTGGCTACGGCCTCCACCCCTATTTCGGCGGCGTCATGGCGGGCCGGGTCATCCGCGACACGATCACGCCGCGCTTCAAGCAAGGCGATTTCGATGCGGGTGTGACCGAAGGGGTCGATGCGATCCTGTCCCACCTTGCCAAGTCGCCCGAAGACGCGATTGCCATTGAAGAGGCCGCGCAGGCTGCCGAGGCCAATCGCAGCCGCAACGATGGTGGTTTTCCGATTGGCACGCTGATCTGGCTCGGCTTCATGTTCTTCTTCTTCGTCCTGCCGATCATTCGCGGTTCGCGGCGTTCACGGCGCTATCGCACCAAAGGCAAAGGCCCGTGGGGTGAGCGCGCGAGCGATGCCGCCGATGTCGCCTCCAACATCATCCTTTGGGAAGTCGGCAGCGCGATTGCGCGCGGCGCGATGCGCGGCGGCGGCTCCAGCTGGGGCGGCGGCGGTGGCGGCGGTTTCAGCGGCGGAGGCGGCTTTGGCGGCTTCGGCGGCGGCATGTCCGGAGGCGGTGGCGCCTCGGGAGGGTGGTGA
- a CDS encoding NUDIX hydrolase, giving the protein MDDFEMIRDEDADEPEELMWQGRFINAKRRGRWEYVGRARGIRAAAIIAIDEDDDGTRHVILVSQYRVPLGQFCLEIPAGLVGDDEGSEDEPAIDAAARELEEETGFHADNIEVLGEFFSSPGMVSESFTLLRASGLTKVSAGGGTESENITIHRVALADLGEFVAEWRGAGHGVDVRVAMLLTPEFLGVEIE; this is encoded by the coding sequence ATGGATGATTTTGAAATGATCCGCGATGAAGACGCGGACGAGCCCGAAGAGTTGATGTGGCAAGGCCGCTTCATCAATGCGAAACGCCGTGGCCGCTGGGAATATGTCGGGCGCGCGCGCGGCATTCGCGCCGCCGCGATCATCGCGATTGATGAGGATGATGACGGGACACGCCATGTGATCCTCGTCAGCCAGTACCGTGTCCCGCTCGGCCAGTTTTGCCTTGAAATACCCGCAGGCCTTGTCGGCGACGACGAGGGCAGCGAAGACGAGCCCGCCATCGACGCCGCCGCGCGCGAGCTGGAAGAAGAAACCGGCTTTCACGCTGACAATATCGAAGTGCTGGGCGAGTTCTTTTCCTCCCCCGGCATGGTCTCCGAAAGCTTCACCCTGCTGCGCGCAAGCGGCCTTACCAAGGTTAGCGCAGGCGGCGGGACCGAAAGCGAGAACATCACCATCCACCGCGTGGCGCTCGCCGATCTGGGCGAATTCGTCGCCGAGTGGCGCGGCGCTGGCCACGGGGTCGATGTGCGGGTAGCGATGCTGCTGACACCGGAATTCCTGGGAGTGGAAATAGAATGA
- a CDS encoding SDR family oxidoreductase: MTKRCEGKLALVTGAAQGLGRAHCIRLAEEGARVLATDINGDGAAETAALINEQLGAGTAFSIAHDVTDPDQWEAAVDAARDQMGGLNVLVNNAGIGVAGNIETCDFGDWQRCFDINVNSIFHGCQKALPLMREHAPGSIVNISSIAGLIASDTMPAYNASKASVWMLSKSIALHCAKNNMQIRCNSVHPTFVDTPILDGTAKNHSIPKEVLMEKLARQIPLKFVGEPNDIANAVVYLASDESRFMTGAEIKLDGGISAM, from the coding sequence ATGACGAAACGTTGTGAAGGCAAACTGGCTCTGGTCACGGGCGCTGCCCAAGGTCTGGGCCGCGCGCATTGCATCCGGCTCGCCGAAGAAGGCGCACGTGTGCTCGCGACCGACATCAACGGTGACGGCGCGGCGGAAACCGCAGCGCTGATTAACGAGCAACTGGGCGCAGGCACCGCGTTCAGCATTGCCCATGACGTGACCGATCCCGATCAGTGGGAAGCCGCAGTCGATGCCGCGCGTGACCAGATGGGCGGGCTCAACGTGCTGGTCAACAATGCCGGGATCGGGGTTGCGGGCAATATCGAGACTTGCGACTTCGGCGACTGGCAGCGCTGCTTTGACATCAACGTCAATTCGATCTTTCACGGCTGCCAAAAGGCCTTGCCGCTGATGCGCGAGCACGCGCCCGGCTCCATCGTCAACATCTCCAGCATTGCCGGCCTGATCGCCAGCGACACGATGCCCGCTTACAACGCCTCCAAAGCGAGCGTGTGGATGCTGTCAAAGTCGATCGCGCTCCACTGTGCGAAGAACAACATGCAGATCCGCTGCAATTCGGTGCACCCGACCTTTGTCGACACGCCGATCCTCGACGGGACGGCCAAAAATCACTCGATCCCCAAGGAAGTGCTGATGGAGAAGCTTGCGCGGCAAATCCCGCTCAAATTCGTCGGCGAGCCCAACGATATCGCCAACGCGGTGGTCTATCTGGCGAGCGACGAGAGCCGCTTCATGACCGGCGCGGAGATCAAGTTGGATGGCGGTATTTCCGCGATGTAG
- a CDS encoding PspC domain-containing protein — MSNLTQNNSRPPQVGFRLDKRDGKIMGVCGGIANYMEIDPVIVRIAFALGAFFSVGTAGIIYLAIGLIAD, encoded by the coding sequence ATGAGCAACTTGACCCAGAACAACAGCCGCCCGCCCCAGGTCGGTTTCCGCCTTGATAAACGCGACGGAAAGATCATGGGCGTGTGCGGCGGGATCGCCAATTACATGGAAATCGACCCGGTGATCGTCCGCATCGCCTTTGCACTGGGCGCATTCTTCAGCGTCGGCACAGCGGGTATCATCTACCTCGCAATTGGCCTGATCGCCGACTGA
- a CDS encoding enoyl-CoA hydratase, with translation MFANETANRLFAAAFSLVLTAGTFAYAIVPGSPAIA, from the coding sequence ATGTTTGCCAATGAAACCGCCAACCGCCTGTTCGCCGCAGCTTTCTCGCTCGTGCTCACAGCAGGCACCTTCGCCTACGCAATTGTGCCCGGCAGCCCGGCGATTGCGTGA
- a CDS encoding enoyl-CoA hydratase: MTATDFSNRFAAAAFSLVFTAAMFAYAIVPATPSLA; this comes from the coding sequence ATGACCGCAACTGACTTCTCGAACCGCTTCGCCGCTGCCGCTTTCTCGCTGGTCTTCACTGCCGCGATGTTCGCTTACGCAATTGTTCCTGCCACCCCTTCGCTGGCCTGA